A genome region from Tidjanibacter massiliensis includes the following:
- a CDS encoding BACON domain-containing protein, whose translation MKKTLFAVAACLLAMACKPEDGGTTASLEVSPSSLTFGAEDTTPQEITVTATGVEWEYTVPSSADWITVDDGTAGKLLVSVTKNPTAEKRTASIRITAKDNDDLEPVSVTVTQAGSETPEVYSLTVDPAALTFEAEGAAGQSVKVTASGEGMTWSAAVDEAAKEWITLSATEGSEGETTLTVTVQDNPDTAERSANVTLTPSAESAGPKAIRVTQEAKVLPPSLSITLDNGAEPNEGYHYDYKGTDGQYDQITLQVVNIEWSASVSYDSETEEWITIIPYKGENVNHIEFSVAKNPAPEARTGTIIVTTETEGIGPFEIPVTQEGMPEFLSTLTEDVQLASFSHNKVIVSPNNDYRDLPYTYWDLRFWTEGISLNKFDRYVGTGEKLCIYLASTPLQTNDDAIYYLPDGTYEIGAYFDYGTEPVPWTLSGGTEYSDPTYPNGCWYQILTEDEYTDRVCLTNGTMTVTRNGENYTLTFDFTSDADYKVTGSFEGTFDLYAQ comes from the coding sequence ATGAAAAAGACATTGTTTGCCGTGGCGGCCTGTCTGCTCGCCATGGCCTGCAAGCCGGAGGACGGAGGAACGACGGCTTCGCTCGAAGTCTCTCCCTCATCGCTCACCTTCGGGGCGGAGGACACGACTCCGCAGGAGATTACCGTGACAGCTACCGGCGTGGAGTGGGAATATACCGTTCCCTCGTCGGCCGACTGGATTACCGTGGACGACGGAACGGCCGGAAAACTGCTGGTCTCGGTTACCAAGAATCCGACGGCCGAGAAACGTACCGCTTCGATTCGGATAACTGCCAAAGATAACGATGATTTGGAACCCGTGAGCGTGACGGTTACGCAGGCCGGTTCGGAGACTCCGGAGGTCTATTCGCTGACGGTGGACCCGGCGGCGCTGACTTTCGAGGCCGAGGGTGCCGCAGGCCAGAGCGTGAAAGTGACCGCTTCGGGCGAGGGGATGACCTGGAGCGCCGCAGTGGATGAGGCCGCCAAAGAGTGGATAACCCTCTCCGCGACGGAAGGAAGCGAAGGGGAGACGACGTTGACCGTCACGGTACAGGACAACCCCGACACGGCGGAACGTTCGGCGAACGTCACCCTGACGCCGAGTGCGGAGTCGGCAGGCCCGAAGGCCATCCGCGTGACACAGGAGGCCAAGGTGCTACCGCCGTCGCTCTCCATCACCCTCGACAACGGAGCCGAACCTAACGAAGGATACCATTACGACTATAAAGGAACAGACGGGCAATATGATCAAATTACCCTTCAGGTCGTAAATATCGAGTGGTCGGCGAGCGTATCTTACGACTCCGAGACGGAAGAGTGGATTACAATAATTCCTTATAAAGGGGAAAATGTCAATCACATTGAGTTCTCCGTCGCCAAGAATCCCGCACCGGAAGCCCGTACAGGTACGATTATCGTCACCACCGAAACGGAAGGCATCGGTCCGTTCGAAATTCCGGTCACTCAGGAAGGAATGCCCGAATTCCTCAGCACGCTGACCGAAGACGTGCAACTCGCATCCTTCTCCCATAACAAAGTCATCGTTTCTCCAAACAACGATTACCGGGACCTCCCCTACACATATTGGGATCTGAGATTCTGGACCGAAGGAATTTCGCTCAACAAATTCGACCGTTACGTCGGGACGGGTGAAAAACTCTGCATCTACCTGGCCTCGACACCGCTCCAAACCAACGACGATGCAATCTACTACCTGCCCGACGGTACGTACGAAATAGGCGCCTATTTCGACTATGGAACAGAGCCTGTTCCGTGGACGCTCAGCGGCGGTACGGAATATTCCGACCCCACCTATCCGAACGGTTGCTGGTATCAAATCCTCACAGAGGACGAATATACCGACAGAGTATGTCTGACAAACGGCACCATGACCGTGACCCGCAACGGAGAGAATTACACGCTGACCTTCGACTTCACGAGCGACGCCGACTACAAAGTTACCGGTTCGTTCGAGGGCACTTTCGACCTGTACGCCCAATAA